One Halosegnis longus DNA window includes the following coding sequences:
- a CDS encoding NUDIX hydrolase: MGDDWAATRREIESYTETTLDRLESEWSVESRRPTLELGPRGHDPDAPPASASECLDHIGGIASVIVFYTDEHRETVLVYNRAGGWEPPGGVVENGQSLAETARTEAREETGLTVSLTDLLYTRTVEFAFADGSTVPLPVAQFVGHRTDGTLRIEREGRTHPGCTRATGLFDIETLPEVRRERAAIADLLNDPPAWEPGDE, from the coding sequence ATGGGCGACGACTGGGCGGCGACCCGTCGCGAAATCGAATCGTACACCGAGACGACGCTCGACCGACTGGAATCGGAGTGGAGCGTCGAGAGCCGCCGACCGACGCTGGAGCTGGGACCGCGCGGCCACGACCCCGACGCGCCGCCGGCCTCGGCGAGTGAGTGTCTCGACCACATCGGCGGTATCGCCTCCGTCATCGTGTTCTACACCGACGAGCACCGCGAGACGGTGCTGGTGTACAACAGAGCCGGCGGGTGGGAGCCGCCGGGCGGTGTCGTCGAGAACGGGCAGTCGCTGGCCGAGACGGCGCGCACGGAGGCGCGCGAGGAGACGGGGCTGACGGTGTCGCTCACCGACCTGCTGTACACCCGCACCGTCGAGTTCGCGTTCGCGGACGGGTCGACGGTCCCGCTCCCGGTGGCGCAGTTCGTCGGCCACCGGACCGACGGCACGCTCCGAATCGAGCGAGAGGGCCGAACCCACCCGGGGTGTACCCGCGCGACGGGGCTGTTCGACATCGAGACGCTCCCCGAGGTGCGCCGGGAACGAGCGGCAATCGCCGACCTGCTGAACGACCCGCCGGCGTGGGAGCCTGGCGACGAGTGA
- a CDS encoding presenilin family intramembrane aspartyl protease PSH has translation MNRTAVAVGGIVTLFVLVQVLALALVTPFDAAGYQAVPDGQTDNPLNSVVYVAGILVATGLMLLAFRYDADLLVRGVIALSATYICYYVFSVLFPPVAIAGIPVLALGVAVALVAAMLVYPEWYVIDTAGVVMGGGAAGLFGISFGVLPAVVLLAILAVYDAISVYGTEHMLDLADGVMNLRLPVVLVMPLSLSYSFIDAMDATGSEDEESDAGEPEPEPADGDRDDERDAFFIGLGDAVMPTVLIASAAHFSDLPTLVPGLDAPLPAVTAAVGMLAGLLVLMRMVAAGRAHAGLPLLNGGAIGGYVLGALAAGIPLVEALGLAPYL, from the coding sequence ATGAATCGGACCGCCGTCGCGGTCGGGGGTATCGTCACCCTGTTCGTGCTCGTGCAGGTGCTCGCGCTCGCGCTCGTGACTCCCTTCGACGCGGCGGGGTACCAGGCGGTGCCCGACGGCCAGACCGACAATCCGCTCAACAGCGTCGTCTACGTCGCCGGCATCCTCGTCGCGACCGGCCTGATGTTACTCGCGTTCCGCTACGACGCCGACCTACTGGTGCGTGGCGTCATCGCGCTCAGCGCGACGTACATCTGTTATTACGTCTTTTCGGTTCTGTTTCCACCCGTCGCTATCGCCGGGATTCCGGTGCTCGCGCTCGGCGTCGCGGTCGCGCTCGTCGCCGCCATGCTCGTCTATCCGGAGTGGTACGTCATCGACACCGCGGGCGTCGTGATGGGTGGTGGCGCGGCCGGCCTGTTCGGTATCTCGTTCGGCGTGCTCCCGGCGGTCGTCCTGCTCGCCATCCTCGCGGTGTACGACGCCATCTCCGTCTACGGCACCGAGCACATGCTCGACCTCGCCGACGGCGTGATGAATCTCCGTCTCCCGGTGGTTCTCGTCATGCCGCTGTCGCTGTCGTACTCCTTCATCGACGCGATGGACGCGACCGGAAGCGAAGACGAGGAGAGTGACGCCGGTGAGCCGGAGCCAGAGCCAGCAGACGGAGACCGTGACGACGAGCGCGACGCCTTCTTCATCGGACTGGGCGATGCGGTGATGCCGACGGTGCTCATCGCGAGTGCGGCCCACTTCTCGGACCTGCCGACGCTCGTGCCCGGGCTGGACGCTCCGCTTCCGGCGGTGACGGCCGCAGTCGGGATGCTCGCGGGACTGCTCGTGTTGATGCGGATGGTCGCGGCCGGCCGGGCACACGCCGGACTCCCGCTGCTCAACGGCGGCGCGATCGGAGGGTACGTCCTCGGTGCGCTCGCGGCCGGGATTCCGCTCGTCGAGGCGCTCGGGTTAGCCCCGTATCTGTAG
- a CDS encoding DMT family transporter, translated as MADRNTVLFLLLAAVWGSAFPVTRIGLDYLTPTLFASLRFYLATAVMVPLALGLGRDLHLRTRADAYYVVAGGLLTVGLHHALLFAGQQYVTSAVASVLLGLIPVVTPALQRAVGTDETIAALDVVGVLVGFAGVIVIANPDLATFTESVRGAALVFGSAVAFAAGAVFTDRVSPTLDAVGAQPWMYLIGAVSLHLATVLLPGSAVASATVEPRAILAVGYMAVVAGVGGFTLYFVLLRELGPFSMGLLEYVIPPFAALTGYLLLQEPLSETTLVGFALVVVGFLVVKRRQVADSVAFP; from the coding sequence ATGGCCGACCGGAACACCGTCCTGTTTCTCCTGCTGGCCGCCGTCTGGGGGTCGGCGTTCCCGGTCACGCGCATCGGTCTCGACTACCTGACGCCGACGCTGTTCGCGAGCTTGCGATTTTACCTCGCGACCGCGGTGATGGTCCCCCTCGCGCTCGGACTCGGGCGTGACCTCCACCTCCGGACGCGGGCCGACGCCTACTACGTCGTCGCCGGCGGACTCCTGACGGTCGGACTCCACCACGCCCTGCTGTTCGCCGGCCAGCAGTACGTCACCAGCGCGGTCGCGTCGGTCCTCCTCGGGCTGATTCCCGTCGTCACGCCGGCGCTCCAGCGCGCGGTCGGCACCGACGAGACGATTGCCGCCCTCGACGTGGTCGGCGTGCTCGTCGGCTTCGCCGGCGTCATCGTCATCGCGAACCCCGACCTCGCGACGTTCACCGAGAGCGTGCGCGGGGCGGCACTCGTCTTCGGGTCGGCGGTCGCCTTCGCCGCCGGCGCGGTGTTCACCGACCGCGTGTCGCCAACCCTCGATGCCGTCGGGGCACAGCCGTGGATGTATCTCATCGGCGCGGTGTCGCTCCATCTGGCGACCGTGCTCCTGCCGGGAAGTGCGGTCGCGAGCGCGACGGTCGAGCCGCGGGCAATCCTCGCGGTCGGCTACATGGCCGTCGTCGCTGGCGTCGGCGGCTTCACGCTCTACTTCGTACTCCTGCGCGAGCTTGGGCCGTTCTCGATGGGGCTGCTCGAATACGTCATCCCGCCCTTTGCCGCGCTGACTGGCTACCTACTCCTGCAGGAACCACTCTCCGAGACGACGCTCGTCGGCTTCGCGCTCGTGGTCGTCGGCTTCCTCGTCGTGAAGCGACGGCAGGTCGCCGACAGCGTCGCCTTTCCGTAG
- a CDS encoding MBL fold metallo-hydrolase, translating into MHDITNLAADEQVFTSNVFLVEGERTVLVDPGDEFDVVSKIESRSGGLDAVILTHTHHDHVGNTDGVTAAFDVDVWGFDPDHDLVDHEIGDETTVALGDYEYRALHTPGHKNDHLCFLREDGRDLVAGDLVFANGGFGRTDLDEGDHPRLIESIERVLDATDDTLQALYAGHGPTVDREPRQHIELALRSARMS; encoded by the coding sequence ATGCACGACATCACGAATCTCGCCGCGGACGAACAGGTGTTCACGAGCAACGTCTTCCTCGTCGAGGGGGAGCGAACGGTCCTCGTCGACCCCGGTGACGAGTTCGACGTCGTCTCGAAAATCGAGTCGCGTTCGGGCGGTCTCGACGCGGTCATCCTCACTCACACCCACCACGACCACGTCGGCAACACGGACGGTGTCACGGCGGCGTTCGACGTTGACGTGTGGGGATTCGACCCCGACCACGACCTCGTCGACCACGAAATCGGCGACGAGACGACGGTCGCGCTCGGCGACTACGAGTACCGCGCGCTCCACACCCCCGGCCACAAGAACGACCACCTCTGTTTCCTGCGCGAGGACGGCCGGGACCTCGTCGCCGGCGACCTCGTCTTCGCCAACGGTGGCTTCGGTCGGACCGACCTCGACGAGGGTGACCACCCGCGGCTCATCGAGAGTATCGAGCGCGTGCTCGACGCGACGGACGACACACTCCAGGCGTTGTACGCCGGCCACGGCCCGACCGTGGACCGCGAGCCGCGCCAGCATATCGAACTCGCACTTCGTAGCGCGCGGATGAGCTAG
- a CDS encoding DUF5827 family protein, protein MPRPKSTFDDVREFEFREPDEVLDEDTMYTVYEIARLLQGVDVDRELDAATEGVFLDWAIPWMLDNEAEFCFAEPNDEESPGFYGLRD, encoded by the coding sequence ATGCCACGACCGAAATCGACGTTCGACGACGTCCGCGAGTTCGAGTTCCGCGAGCCGGACGAGGTGCTCGACGAGGATACGATGTACACCGTCTACGAGATTGCGCGGCTGCTGCAGGGTGTCGACGTGGACCGCGAACTCGACGCCGCGACGGAGGGCGTGTTCCTCGACTGGGCGATTCCGTGGATGCTCGACAACGAAGCAGAGTTCTGCTTTGCCGAGCCGAACGACGAGGAAAGCCCCGGCTTCTACGGTCTGCGCGACTAG
- a CDS encoding type II toxin-antitoxin system PemK/MazF family toxin, whose amino-acid sequence MTPFDELERGDIIWATDPLSEKGRPVLVIGTPHFQSHGVQLITALISTKGYHESALALSDDDYEGEPLGEQSHVLPWSLVTLNSAVDVDHYLTSLVADRTEDVVRQVVAYISA is encoded by the coding sequence GTGACTCCGTTCGATGAACTAGAGCGTGGTGATATCATCTGGGCGACGGACCCGCTCTCTGAGAAAGGTCGCCCAGTGCTCGTGATTGGAACCCCTCATTTCCAGAGCCACGGTGTGCAACTCATTACGGCCCTGATTTCCACGAAGGGCTATCACGAATCCGCACTCGCGCTCAGCGACGACGACTACGAGGGCGAGCCGCTCGGAGAACAGAGTCACGTCCTGCCGTGGTCGCTTGTGACGCTCAACAGTGCCGTGGATGTTGATCACTACCTGACATCGCTCGTGGCCGACCGCACTGAGGACGTGGTGAGACAAGTGGTCGCCTACATCTCTGCGTAG
- a CDS encoding MarR family transcriptional regulator, producing the protein MSSGTIDIDEFEDGDADEFTERNATERIVLFLDRNDDRAWKAATVAERLGLEADAVNAILSRLKERGLVRHKRPYWAITDDTERLRSAYQLHRQHEAADSEYREESLEALRTEEMDEVQ; encoded by the coding sequence ATGTCGAGCGGGACCATCGATATCGACGAGTTCGAAGACGGCGACGCAGATGAATTCACCGAACGGAACGCCACCGAACGAATCGTGTTGTTTCTCGATCGAAATGACGACCGAGCGTGGAAGGCCGCGACGGTTGCCGAGCGCCTCGGGCTAGAGGCGGACGCCGTTAATGCGATTCTCTCACGGCTGAAGGAACGAGGGCTTGTGCGACACAAGCGACCGTACTGGGCAATTACGGACGATACGGAACGACTTCGGTCAGCCTACCAGCTCCACCGGCAGCACGAAGCGGCCGACAGCGAGTACCGCGAAGAGTCGCTTGAAGCCCTCCGAACGGAGGAGATGGACGAGGTACAGTGA
- the sod gene encoding superoxide dismutase, with translation MSEFSNPELDPLPYDYDALEPSISEQVLTWHHDTHHQGYVNGLESAEETLAENREAGEFGSSSSAIRNVTHNGSGHYLHTLFWENMDPNGGGEPEGDLLARIEEDFGSYEGWKGEFEAAAGAAGGWALLVYDPVAEQLRNVVVDKHDQGALWGSHPILALDVWEHSYYYDYGPARGDFISGFFDVVDWDNVAQQYENVVSRVE, from the coding sequence ATGAGTGAATTTTCCAACCCGGAGCTTGACCCGCTCCCGTACGACTACGACGCGCTGGAACCGTCCATCTCCGAGCAGGTGCTCACCTGGCATCACGACACCCACCATCAGGGATACGTAAACGGTCTCGAAAGCGCCGAGGAGACCCTCGCGGAGAACCGCGAGGCTGGCGAGTTCGGCTCGTCCAGCTCCGCCATCCGCAACGTCACCCACAACGGCTCGGGACATTATCTCCACACGCTGTTCTGGGAGAACATGGACCCCAACGGCGGTGGCGAACCGGAGGGTGACCTGCTGGCCCGCATCGAGGAGGACTTCGGCTCCTACGAGGGCTGGAAGGGCGAATTCGAGGCCGCTGCAGGCGCAGCCGGTGGCTGGGCGCTGCTCGTCTACGACCCCGTTGCAGAGCAGCTTCGCAACGTCGTCGTCGACAAGCACGACCAGGGCGCGCTGTGGGGGTCACACCCGATTCTGGCGCTGGACGTGTGGGAACACTCGTACTACTACGACTACGGTCCCGCCCGCGGCGACTTCATCAGCGGCTTCTTCGACGTTGTCGACTGGGACAACGTCGCACAGCAGTACGAGAACGTCGTCTCGCGCGTCGAGTAA
- a CDS encoding cryptochrome/photolyase family protein, with the protein MDIHWHRDDLRATDNVGLAAAGEDGEVLPVFVFDDRVLQHGSPPRVAFMLESLAELREWYRDRGGDLYVARGDPTAILPDLAVEHDAETVHCNAGYSGLARDRDSAVAEALDSDGVALEDHEDALHHEPGSIRTNDGDPYSVYTYFWKKWRDREKADPYDAPDAIANVTGEDLPTLFELGFDEPEADIEPGGMTAARERLDSFVDGPIYEYEDLRDDPAADNTSKLSAHTRWGTIGPRTVYAATEDAAASAPSEAAAEAVEEYQGELAWREFYHHVLYFYPHVVTENYNEYEEGIDWRDDADEIAAWREGETGYPIVDAGMRQLRAEAWMHNRVRMIVASFLTKDLLADWRHGYEHFRDHLVDHNTANDNGGWQWAASTGTDAQPYFRIFNPMSQGERHDPDAEYIREYVPELAGVDADTIHSWHELSEAERESAAPEYPAPIVDHSQRREEALAMFKRARGEDPDE; encoded by the coding sequence ATGGACATCCACTGGCACCGCGACGACCTCCGGGCCACCGACAACGTCGGCCTCGCCGCCGCGGGCGAGGACGGCGAGGTGCTCCCGGTGTTCGTCTTCGACGACCGGGTTCTCCAGCACGGCTCGCCGCCCCGCGTCGCCTTCATGCTCGAATCGCTCGCCGAACTCCGCGAGTGGTACCGCGACCGCGGCGGCGATCTCTACGTCGCGCGCGGCGACCCGACAGCGATCCTGCCGGACCTCGCTGTCGAACACGACGCCGAGACGGTCCACTGCAACGCCGGCTACTCCGGGCTGGCGCGCGACCGCGACTCGGCCGTCGCGGAGGCGCTCGATTCCGACGGCGTCGCCCTCGAAGACCACGAGGACGCCCTCCACCACGAACCCGGCTCGATTCGGACCAACGACGGCGACCCCTACTCCGTGTACACCTACTTCTGGAAGAAGTGGCGCGACCGGGAGAAGGCCGACCCGTACGACGCGCCCGATGCTATCGCGAACGTGACGGGCGAAGACCTACCGACGCTCTTCGAGTTAGGTTTCGACGAGCCGGAAGCCGATATCGAACCCGGCGGGATGACTGCAGCACGGGAGCGACTCGACAGCTTCGTCGACGGTCCCATCTACGAGTACGAGGACCTGCGCGACGACCCGGCCGCAGACAACACCTCGAAGCTCTCTGCCCACACGCGCTGGGGCACCATTGGCCCGCGAACAGTGTACGCAGCCACCGAGGACGCGGCGGCGAGTGCCCCGAGCGAGGCGGCCGCCGAGGCCGTCGAGGAGTACCAAGGTGAACTCGCGTGGCGGGAGTTCTACCACCACGTCCTCTACTTCTATCCCCACGTCGTCACGGAGAACTACAACGAGTACGAGGAGGGCATCGACTGGCGCGACGACGCCGACGAAATCGCGGCGTGGCGCGAGGGGGAGACCGGCTACCCGATTGTCGACGCCGGGATGCGCCAACTCCGCGCGGAGGCGTGGATGCACAACCGCGTCCGGATGATCGTCGCCTCCTTCCTCACGAAGGATCTGCTGGCCGACTGGCGACACGGCTACGAGCATTTCCGCGACCACCTCGTGGACCACAACACCGCCAACGACAACGGCGGCTGGCAGTGGGCCGCCTCGACGGGGACGGACGCACAGCCGTACTTCCGCATCTTCAATCCGATGTCGCAGGGTGAGCGTCACGACCCCGACGCCGAGTACATCCGCGAGTACGTGCCCGAACTCGCGGGGGTCGACGCCGACACAATCCACTCGTGGCACGAGCTCTCCGAGGCGGAACGCGAGTCGGCCGCCCCCGAGTATCCCGCGCCAATCGTCGACCACAGCCAGCGCCGCGAGGAGGCGCTCGCGATGTTCAAACGCGCCCGCGGCGAAGACCCCGACGAGTGA
- a CDS encoding BolA/IbaG family iron-sulfur metabolism protein yields MDPADVERLIEENIPEAEATVSRARGKHDDDHLEAEVTAPEFADLSLLDQHQRVYDALGEHMTTDIHALELTTRAP; encoded by the coding sequence ATGGACCCTGCCGACGTCGAACGACTCATCGAGGAGAACATCCCCGAGGCCGAGGCGACCGTCTCCCGCGCACGGGGGAAACACGACGACGACCACCTCGAGGCCGAGGTGACGGCTCCGGAGTTCGCCGACCTCTCTCTGCTCGACCAACACCAGCGCGTGTACGACGCGCTCGGGGAACACATGACGACGGACATCCACGCGCTGGAACTGACGACGCGGGCACCCTAG
- the glpK gene encoding glycerol kinase GlpK yields MHYVAAIDQGTTGTRCLLVSHDGAVVGQAYETHEQQYPQPGWVEHDPTVLWENTKTVVTDALADAGLAASDLAALGVTNQRETTVLWDAATGEPIHNAIVWQDRRTTERIEQLETEWIRDRTGLEPDAYFSASKLEWLLDEVEGARERAEAGELRFGTVDSWLVSKLTGEHVTDVTNASRTMLFDIHDLRWDGDLLAEFDVPRAVLPTVVPSSDPESYGTTSADGFLGAEIPVAGVLGDQQAALFGQTCFEAGSAKNTYGTGSFLLVNTGPDPVESDHGLLTTVAFQRAGEEPRYALEGSIFTTGAAIEWLEDVSLVESPAETETLARSVDSIDGVYVVPAFSGLGAPHWDGRARGTILGLTRGTGREHIARATLESIGFQTHDVLEAMAADTGETIDRLRVDGGAVQNDLLCELQATIADCTVARPAVDETTALGAAYAAGLAVGYWEDLDALQEQHRTERVFRPSETGDMDGRYERWNEAVDRARDWAREER; encoded by the coding sequence ATGCACTACGTCGCGGCTATCGACCAAGGGACGACGGGGACGCGGTGTCTCCTCGTCAGTCACGACGGCGCGGTCGTCGGGCAGGCCTACGAGACCCACGAGCAGCAGTATCCACAGCCGGGGTGGGTCGAACACGACCCGACCGTCCTCTGGGAGAACACGAAGACCGTCGTCACCGACGCGCTCGCCGACGCCGGTCTCGCGGCGTCTGACCTCGCGGCCCTCGGCGTCACGAACCAGCGCGAGACGACCGTGCTGTGGGACGCTGCGACGGGCGAGCCGATTCACAATGCCATCGTCTGGCAAGACCGCCGGACGACCGAGCGCATCGAGCAGTTGGAGACGGAGTGGATTCGCGACCGCACCGGCTTGGAGCCGGACGCCTACTTCTCTGCGAGCAAGCTGGAGTGGCTCCTCGACGAGGTGGAGGGCGCACGCGAACGCGCGGAAGCCGGCGAACTCCGGTTCGGCACCGTCGATAGCTGGCTCGTCTCGAAGCTGACGGGCGAGCACGTGACGGACGTGACGAACGCCTCCCGGACGATGCTGTTCGACATCCACGACCTCCGGTGGGACGGCGACCTGCTCGCCGAGTTCGACGTACCTCGTGCGGTGTTGCCGACGGTCGTGCCCTCGTCGGACCCCGAATCGTACGGGACGACGAGCGCGGACGGCTTCCTCGGGGCCGAGATACCCGTCGCGGGCGTGCTCGGCGACCAGCAGGCCGCGCTGTTCGGCCAGACCTGCTTCGAGGCCGGGTCGGCGAAGAACACCTACGGCACCGGCTCGTTCCTGCTCGTCAACACCGGCCCCGACCCCGTCGAGAGCGACCACGGCCTGCTCACGACGGTCGCCTTCCAGCGGGCCGGCGAGGAGCCGCGCTACGCGCTCGAAGGCTCAATCTTCACGACCGGCGCGGCAATCGAGTGGCTGGAGGACGTGTCGTTGGTCGAAAGTCCCGCCGAGACGGAGACGCTCGCCCGGTCGGTCGACTCCATCGACGGCGTCTACGTCGTCCCCGCCTTCTCGGGGTTGGGCGCACCCCACTGGGACGGACGTGCCCGCGGGACGATTCTCGGACTCACGCGCGGGACCGGCCGCGAGCACATCGCCCGCGCCACGCTCGAATCAATCGGCTTCCAGACCCACGACGTGCTGGAGGCGATGGCCGCCGACACCGGCGAGACAATCGACCGGCTGCGCGTCGACGGGGGCGCGGTCCAGAACGACCTGCTGTGTGAGCTACAGGCGACAATCGCAGACTGCACCGTCGCGCGCCCGGCGGTCGACGAGACGACGGCACTCGGCGCGGCCTACGCCGCGGGGCTCGCCGTCGGCTACTGGGAAGACCTCGACGCGCTCCAGGAACAACACCGGACGGAGCGGGTCTTTCGTCCGAGCGAGACGGGAGATATGGACGGCCGGTACGAGCGCTGGAACGAGGCCGTCGACCGGGCGCGCGACTGGGCGCGAGAAGAGCGCTAG
- a CDS encoding FAD-dependent oxidoreductase, with amino-acid sequence MHETGVVVVGGGVTGVGVARDLARRGVDVTLLERGELAAGASGSMHGLLHSGARYAVEDAQSARSCITENRVLREIAADCIEDTGGLFVSLPSDPDDYLDRLDAACADVGIETERLTGAEAREREPGLAPATEAALAVPDGAIDPMALVAATAADAEAHGAVIHQQTPVADLVVEDTSVVGVEVGEKTIRADHVVNAAGAWADRVAALAGVDIEMRASRGAMSVTTGRHADTVVNRCRPKSSGDIVVPSDGHSILGTTDVTVENPDSFATEEWETELLFEELTPVLPALADAELSHTYWGVRPLYEPQATGDSVGFSRDYSVLDHAERDGVAGLTSAVGGKLTTHRAMAESVSDAVCDRLGVDAESDTADAPLPDAAAAMKKYDLDSLVTRTRA; translated from the coding sequence ATGCACGAGACGGGAGTCGTCGTAGTCGGTGGCGGCGTGACGGGGGTCGGGGTGGCGCGCGACCTCGCGCGCCGGGGCGTGGACGTGACCCTACTCGAACGCGGTGAACTCGCTGCCGGAGCCAGCGGTTCGATGCACGGGCTGCTCCACTCGGGCGCGCGCTACGCGGTCGAAGACGCCCAATCCGCGCGCAGTTGTATCACGGAAAATCGCGTGCTGCGCGAGATTGCGGCCGACTGCATCGAGGACACCGGCGGGCTGTTCGTCTCGCTCCCCTCGGACCCCGACGACTACCTCGACCGACTCGACGCCGCCTGCGCCGACGTGGGTATCGAGACGGAGCGGCTCACCGGGGCGGAGGCGCGCGAGCGCGAACCCGGCCTCGCCCCGGCGACGGAGGCTGCACTCGCCGTCCCGGATGGAGCCATCGACCCGATGGCGCTCGTCGCGGCGACGGCCGCCGACGCCGAGGCCCACGGCGCGGTGATTCACCAACAGACGCCGGTGGCCGACCTCGTCGTTGAAGACACGAGTGTGGTCGGCGTCGAGGTAGGTGAAAAAACGATTCGCGCCGACCACGTCGTCAACGCGGCGGGCGCGTGGGCCGACCGCGTGGCGGCACTCGCCGGCGTCGACATCGAGATGCGCGCCTCCCGCGGCGCGATGAGCGTGACGACCGGTCGCCACGCCGACACGGTCGTGAACCGGTGTCGGCCCAAGTCGTCGGGCGACATCGTCGTCCCGTCGGACGGCCACTCCATCCTCGGGACGACCGACGTGACCGTCGAGAACCCGGACAGCTTCGCGACGGAAGAGTGGGAAACCGAACTCCTGTTCGAGGAACTAACCCCGGTACTTCCGGCGCTTGCTGACGCAGAGCTATCACACACCTACTGGGGCGTTCGGCCGCTGTACGAGCCACAAGCGACGGGCGATTCGGTCGGCTTTTCGCGGGATTACTCCGTGCTCGACCACGCCGAGCGCGACGGCGTCGCCGGGCTGACGAGCGCCGTGGGCGGCAAGCTCACGACCCACCGGGCGATGGCAGAGTCCGTGAGCGACGCGGTGTGTGATCGACTCGGCGTCGACGCCGAGAGCGACACGGCGGACGCGCCGCTGCCGGACGCGGCGGCGGCGATGAAGAAATACGACCTCGATTCGCTCGTTACTCGGACTCGCGCTTGA
- a CDS encoding universal stress protein, translating to MALETVLLAVGGKSDDQVERMATLAEDVAAPADATIVLGHVFTEDDYDDALERLEFDDDTEVTPDAVAGRNLVVRELRDRFEEQDIEVEHMGTIGNRAEGVIGFAEETDADMLAVGGRRRSPTGKAVFGSTAQEILLDAPCPVTFIKRESE from the coding sequence ATGGCACTCGAAACCGTACTGCTCGCTGTCGGCGGGAAATCTGACGACCAGGTCGAACGGATGGCGACGCTCGCGGAGGACGTCGCCGCTCCCGCGGACGCGACAATCGTCCTCGGTCACGTCTTCACCGAAGACGACTACGACGACGCGCTCGAACGACTGGAGTTCGACGACGACACGGAGGTGACGCCGGACGCCGTCGCCGGACGGAACCTCGTCGTCCGAGAGCTTCGCGACCGCTTCGAGGAGCAGGACATCGAGGTCGAACACATGGGGACCATCGGTAACCGCGCCGAGGGCGTCATCGGGTTCGCCGAGGAGACCGACGCCGACATGCTCGCCGTCGGCGGGCGTCGCCGCTCCCCGACCGGAAAGGCGGTGTTCGGCTCCACGGCACAGGAGATTCTGCTCGACGCGCCGTGTCCGGTGACGTTCATCAAGCGCGAGTCCGAGTAA